One window from the genome of Pedobacter schmidteae encodes:
- a CDS encoding polysaccharide biosynthesis/export family protein, with the protein MYSGEKIIFLAAAFACSIASFSCKYKQQQVLFEKKSSSDNTPKSNFAPKPYRINPQDILQIRNLGNKKYIVNDPIAKEAEASGNNEGLNYQVEADSTVALPMLGRVKVVGLTRFEAAQRIETLYRKELKDPIIALKIINLKVTLLGEVKNQGIYTLEKDYTSLVEVIGAAGGLTDKASSKNIKIIRDNRQHPQVFELDLSNIETLSDSRTILQNNDIIYIAQHKKAIRSEKLQSMSAVLQPVITLLNTALIIYTLTR; encoded by the coding sequence ATGTATTCTGGTGAAAAAATCATCTTTTTGGCTGCGGCTTTTGCCTGCTCAATTGCTAGTTTTTCTTGCAAATACAAGCAGCAACAAGTGCTTTTTGAGAAAAAAAGCAGCTCGGATAATACACCAAAAAGCAATTTCGCCCCGAAACCCTATCGGATCAATCCACAGGACATTCTGCAGATCAGAAACCTGGGGAACAAAAAATACATTGTGAATGACCCCATTGCAAAGGAAGCTGAAGCCTCCGGCAATAATGAAGGCCTAAATTATCAGGTGGAGGCCGACAGTACAGTGGCGCTCCCAATGCTTGGACGTGTAAAGGTAGTAGGCCTTACCCGGTTCGAAGCTGCACAACGCATTGAGACCCTTTACCGCAAAGAGCTCAAAGACCCAATAATCGCTTTAAAAATTATTAACCTAAAGGTAACCTTGCTGGGCGAAGTAAAAAACCAGGGCATTTATACTTTGGAAAAAGACTATACTTCCCTGGTCGAAGTCATCGGCGCAGCGGGAGGCCTTACCGACAAAGCAAGCAGTAAAAATATAAAGATCATCCGTGACAACAGACAACATCCCCAGGTTTTCGAGCTTGATCTGAGCAACATTGAAACACTTTCCGATTCCCGAACCATCCTTCAAAACAATGACATTATTTATATAGCCCAACATAAAAAAGCCATACGGTCCGAAAAACTGCAAAGTATGTCGGCCGTTTTACAACCCGTCATTACCCTATTAAATACAGCATTAATCATCTATACGCTTACTCGTTGA
- a CDS encoding GntR family transcriptional regulator, which translates to MKPVNFFEYIYVDEYSSTPKYLQLTNSILSAIESGKILKDDLLPSINELSFELDISRDTAEKGYKYLKKIGVVGSVPGKGYYIISTDFRRTLKIFLLFNKLSAHKKIIYDAFIKALGEHVAVDFYIYNNDFNLFKKLLSNKKEAYSHYVIIPHFMEGHDLVHEVINQIPTEKLVILDKLVPGVVGEYAAVYENFENDIYNALDQAREQLSKYHTIKIIMPKRSYYPMEILKGFYRFCQQYAFTPKVINQILTEEIGEGEVYINLMEDDLVTLIERIINMKLRLGKDVGVISYNETPLKKIILNGITTISTDFRKMGEMAAKSIIEDSKRHVEVPFHLTLRASL; encoded by the coding sequence ATGAAGCCTGTGAATTTTTTTGAATACATTTATGTCGACGAATATTCGTCGACGCCAAAGTACCTGCAGCTAACCAATTCCATTTTGAGCGCTATTGAATCGGGTAAGATTCTAAAGGATGACTTGTTACCTTCGATCAATGAATTGAGTTTTGAGTTGGACATCTCCAGGGATACTGCGGAGAAGGGGTACAAATACCTGAAAAAAATTGGTGTGGTGGGTTCGGTACCCGGTAAGGGGTATTACATCATCAGTACCGATTTTAGACGTACGTTAAAAATATTCCTGCTTTTTAATAAGCTGAGTGCCCATAAAAAGATCATTTACGATGCCTTTATCAAAGCGCTTGGAGAGCATGTTGCGGTTGATTTTTATATCTATAATAACGATTTTAACCTCTTTAAGAAACTCCTGTCCAACAAAAAAGAAGCCTATTCTCATTATGTGATCATTCCTCATTTTATGGAAGGTCATGATTTGGTGCATGAGGTGATTAACCAGATCCCAACGGAAAAGTTGGTGATATTGGACAAGTTGGTGCCAGGGGTGGTTGGCGAATATGCGGCAGTATACGAAAACTTTGAGAATGATATTTACAATGCCCTTGACCAGGCCAGGGAACAATTGAGTAAATACCATACCATTAAAATCATTATGCCCAAACGGAGTTATTATCCTATGGAGATTTTAAAGGGTTTTTACCGCTTTTGTCAGCAATACGCTTTTACGCCGAAAGTAATCAATCAAATTCTGACCGAGGAAATCGGAGAGGGGGAGGTCTACATCAATCTGATGGAGGATGATCTGGTTACCCTGATTGAGCGGATTATCAACATGAAGCTGAGGCTGGGCAAAGATGTAGGGGTAATTTCCTACAATGAAACGCCTTTGAAAAAGATCATTTTAAACGGCATCACTACCATCTCGACCGATTTCAGGAAAATGGGTGAGATGGCGGCGAAGTCGATTATTGAGGATTCCAAGAGGCATGTGGAAGTGCCGTTTCATTTGACTTTAAGGGCCTCATTGTAA
- a CDS encoding tyrosine-protein phosphatase has product MISFFHRKNKIRDTAWLSVDMHNHLLPGIDDGAVDIGQSFHFIKALWEMGFSKFVCTPHIFTGLYPNNLETITAALMDVKAVVMQAGLGIEMCAAAEYMVDETFKVKDNLLCLPGQHVLIEMSYLAEMPNIEQVIFDLQLMGFKPVIAHPERYAYYHKNAVRYQRLKDMGVLFQLNLLSVSGYYGKAVKLAAGQLMKEKRYDFAGTDLHHLHHLRSLQELVFSGRLFELIGHYSFKNKELF; this is encoded by the coding sequence ATGATCTCATTTTTCCATAGAAAAAATAAGATAAGGGACACGGCCTGGTTGAGTGTAGATATGCATAACCATTTGCTGCCCGGTATTGACGATGGGGCGGTGGATATTGGGCAGTCCTTTCATTTTATCAAAGCTTTGTGGGAAATGGGTTTTAGCAAGTTCGTTTGTACACCACATATTTTTACAGGGTTGTACCCGAATAATCTGGAGACGATTACTGCGGCTTTAATGGATGTTAAAGCTGTCGTGATGCAGGCAGGACTGGGAATTGAAATGTGCGCGGCTGCTGAATATATGGTGGATGAAACATTTAAAGTTAAAGATAATTTGCTGTGTTTGCCGGGGCAACATGTATTGATTGAGATGTCGTACCTGGCTGAAATGCCCAATATTGAGCAGGTGATTTTTGATTTACAGCTGATGGGGTTTAAGCCGGTTATTGCCCATCCGGAACGGTATGCCTATTATCATAAAAATGCAGTCCGCTATCAAAGGCTAAAAGATATGGGCGTTTTGTTTCAATTGAACCTGTTGTCGGTATCGGGCTATTACGGAAAAGCGGTAAAATTGGCGGCGGGCCAGCTTATGAAAGAAAAAAGGTATGATTTTGCGGGTACAGACCTGCATCATTTACACCACCTCAGGTCGCTTCAGGAGCTGGTTTTCAGTGGCAGGTTGTTTGAGTTGATTGGCCATTATTCATTTAAAAACAAAGAACTTTTTTAA
- a CDS encoding glycosyltransferase family 2 protein has product MCGVKLSLITISFNSVDTIQKCIDSVASQTFGPIQYILIDGNSSDGTREVILKNKAHIHYFKSEPDEGIYDAMNKGLAQATGDVVGLLNADDYFANAHVLSEIAGVFEQYDPDILYADLDYVDTDGRLMRRWRSGNYSPGKFNWGWMPPHPTFYAKRKLFENLGKYNMDYGTAADYELMLRFMYPNEARVRYLNKVIVKMVSGGVSNRHIYNRLEAWKYDFKAMTNHKINFPVLGILLKPLRKITQFIT; this is encoded by the coding sequence ATGTGTGGTGTTAAACTTTCTTTAATTACAATATCATTTAATTCGGTTGATACGATTCAGAAATGCATTGATTCTGTCGCTAGCCAAACATTTGGGCCCATACAGTACATTTTGATTGATGGTAATTCTAGCGATGGAACCAGGGAGGTTATTTTGAAAAATAAGGCCCATATTCACTACTTTAAATCGGAACCTGATGAGGGAATTTATGATGCGATGAATAAGGGGCTGGCACAGGCCACAGGCGATGTGGTTGGCTTACTAAATGCAGATGATTATTTTGCTAATGCGCATGTGTTGAGTGAGATAGCTGGTGTTTTTGAACAGTATGATCCGGATATTCTATATGCTGATCTGGACTATGTGGACACGGATGGGCGGCTGATGCGACGGTGGAGATCGGGCAATTATTCGCCTGGGAAATTCAACTGGGGCTGGATGCCCCCGCATCCTACTTTTTATGCCAAAAGAAAGTTGTTTGAGAATTTGGGTAAGTACAATATGGACTATGGCACGGCTGCAGATTACGAACTGATGCTTCGGTTTATGTATCCAAATGAAGCCAGGGTCCGATACCTGAATAAAGTAATAGTTAAAATGGTGTCGGGTGGCGTTAGCAACCGGCATATCTACAATAGACTGGAGGCCTGGAAGTATGATTTTAAAGCGATGACGAATCATAAAATAAATTTCCCGGTTTTAGGAATTCTGCTGAAGCCCTTGAGGAAAATTACCCAGTTTATCACTTAA
- a CDS encoding TIM barrel protein → MKLENYQIEAHNNELLPKHQRKLAVVADEVSNAEAIVQKLIDFQIGIPSWALGTGGTRFGRFSSGGEPRNIEEKIEDIGLLHKLNAASGAISLHIPWDTADNVPAIKALVAQHGLTFDAMNSNTFQDQTGQAHSYKFGSLQHVDKAVRKQAIDHNIEVIRQGVELGSKALTVWLADGSCFPGQLNFRKAFQNTLESLQEIYAALPADWKVFVEYKAFEPNFYSTTVGDWGQSLLYANKLGPKAFTLVDLGHHLPNANIEQIVSLLLMEGKLGGFHFNDSKYGDDDLTAGSMKPYQLFLIFNELVEGMDARGMNHREDLAWMIDASHNVKDPLEDLLQSVEAIMLAYAQALSVDRKALQQAQEENDVVRAQEILQQAFRTDLRPLVAEARLRAGAALAPLQLFRSSNVRAELIKSRGLKTVATGL, encoded by the coding sequence ATGAAATTAGAGAACTATCAGATAGAAGCCCATAATAATGAACTTTTGCCAAAACATCAGCGTAAACTGGCGGTGGTTGCGGATGAGGTTTCGAATGCAGAGGCGATTGTACAAAAACTGATTGATTTCCAGATTGGTATTCCAAGTTGGGCTTTAGGGACTGGAGGAACACGTTTTGGACGTTTTTCTTCGGGCGGTGAACCTCGTAACATTGAAGAAAAAATTGAAGATATAGGCTTGTTGCATAAGCTGAATGCCGCAAGTGGGGCCATTTCTTTGCATATTCCATGGGATACTGCCGACAATGTTCCAGCTATTAAAGCGTTGGTTGCGCAACACGGTTTGACATTTGATGCCATGAACTCGAATACTTTTCAGGATCAAACGGGACAGGCGCACAGTTATAAATTTGGTTCTTTGCAGCATGTGGATAAGGCGGTAAGGAAACAAGCTATCGATCATAATATCGAAGTTATTCGCCAAGGTGTGGAATTGGGCTCTAAAGCCCTTACGGTATGGTTGGCTGATGGATCTTGCTTTCCAGGCCAGTTGAATTTTAGAAAGGCTTTCCAGAATACTTTAGAGAGCTTGCAGGAAATATACGCTGCCTTGCCGGCCGACTGGAAGGTATTTGTAGAATATAAAGCTTTTGAACCTAATTTTTACTCGACAACGGTAGGCGATTGGGGACAGTCGTTGTTGTATGCCAATAAGTTAGGTCCTAAAGCCTTTACGTTGGTCGATCTGGGCCATCACTTGCCTAATGCCAATATCGAGCAGATTGTTTCGCTGCTACTGATGGAAGGTAAGCTGGGTGGCTTCCATTTCAACGATTCAAAATACGGGGATGATGATTTAACTGCTGGAAGTATGAAGCCTTATCAGTTGTTCCTGATTTTTAATGAACTGGTAGAAGGAATGGATGCACGTGGTATGAACCACAGAGAAGATCTGGCTTGGATGATTGATGCTTCGCACAATGTGAAAGACCCGCTGGAGGATTTATTACAATCTGTAGAGGCGATTATGCTGGCTTATGCGCAGGCTTTGTCGGTAGACCGCAAAGCTTTGCAGCAGGCTCAGGAAGAAAATGATGTGGTGCGTGCGCAGGAGATTTTACAACAGGCTTTTCGTACAGATTTGCGTCCCCTGGTAGCGGAAGCACGTTTGCGTGCAGGCGCAGCTTTGGCACCGCTTCAGTTATTTAGGTCAAGCAATGTGAGAGCAGAATTGATCAAAAGCCGTGGCTTAAAAACCGTAGCAACCGGATTGTAA
- a CDS encoding bifunctional aldolase/short-chain dehydrogenase, whose protein sequence is MSTRTTDFKHVSYLWDDAKAAEMAGDEVALLIYRSNLLGADLRLTNYGGGNTSCKALAKDPLTGEEKEVMWVKGSGGDLGTLKKSGLAALYVDRLRNLKSVYRGLAYEDEMVELFNHCIYDLASKAPSIDTPLHGFLPFKHIDHLHPDAAIAIAAAKDGERITKELFNGTIGWVPWQKPGFELGLMLRKCLDENPGIRGIMLGSHGLFTWGDTAYESYMNTLEVIERCAAYLEENYGKKGPVFGGQKVVSAEPAQRALQAAAIAPVLRGFCSSERHMIGHFTDDARVLEFINSNDLDRLAPLGTSCPDHFLRTKISPLVLRLDANEDLSDLAALKERLAPEFAAYRKMYAEYYDSCKHDNSPAIRDANPVIILYPGIGMFSFSKDKQTARVAAEFYTNAINVMKGAEAISEYTSLPRQEAFNIEYWLLEEAKLQRMPKPKALSGKIALITGSAGGIGKAIAKKFVEEGAVVVLNDMNAERLEGAGEEFKNKYDKDSYATAVMNVTSAADITAAFDVAALAFGGVDIIVNNAGLSISKTIADHTEKDWDLLYDVLVKGQFFITQAAAAVMKKQGIGGDVLNIVSKNALVSGPNNAGYGSAKAAQLHLSRLNAAELGADGIRVNVVNPDAVISDSNIWAGGWAEGRAKAYGITVAELPAYYAKRTLLNQIILPDDIANACFAFVGGLLNKSTGNVLNVDGGVATAFVR, encoded by the coding sequence ATGAGTACTCGAACAACTGATTTTAAACATGTAAGCTACCTGTGGGATGATGCAAAGGCTGCTGAAATGGCCGGCGACGAAGTTGCACTGTTGATCTACCGTTCAAATTTATTAGGTGCAGACTTGCGCCTGACCAATTATGGAGGTGGTAATACTTCCTGTAAGGCTTTGGCCAAAGATCCGCTAACGGGCGAAGAGAAAGAGGTGATGTGGGTAAAAGGCTCTGGTGGCGATCTGGGCACATTAAAGAAAAGCGGACTGGCTGCTTTATATGTAGACAGGTTGCGTAACCTGAAAAGTGTTTACCGTGGACTGGCATACGAAGATGAAATGGTGGAATTGTTTAACCATTGTATTTATGACCTGGCCAGTAAGGCTCCTTCTATTGATACTCCTTTACATGGCTTTTTGCCTTTTAAACATATAGACCATCTGCATCCTGATGCTGCAATTGCTATTGCTGCAGCCAAAGATGGTGAACGCATTACCAAAGAGTTGTTTAATGGAACTATTGGTTGGGTGCCATGGCAAAAACCAGGTTTTGAGTTGGGTCTGATGCTGCGCAAATGTCTGGACGAAAACCCTGGTATCAGAGGGATTATGCTGGGCTCTCATGGTTTGTTTACCTGGGGCGACACGGCTTATGAAAGTTATATGAACACCCTGGAGGTAATTGAACGATGTGCAGCCTATCTGGAAGAAAACTACGGTAAAAAAGGACCTGTGTTTGGTGGACAGAAAGTAGTGAGCGCTGAGCCGGCGCAACGTGCCTTGCAAGCTGCTGCAATTGCACCGGTGTTGCGTGGCTTCTGCTCGAGCGAAAGGCACATGATTGGTCATTTTACAGATGATGCCCGGGTTTTGGAGTTTATCAATTCGAACGACCTGGATAGGCTGGCTCCATTAGGTACCAGTTGCCCCGATCATTTTTTAAGAACCAAAATCAGCCCACTGGTATTGCGGCTGGATGCGAATGAAGATTTGAGTGATTTAGCTGCTTTAAAAGAAAGACTGGCTCCGGAATTTGCCGCTTATCGTAAAATGTATGCCGAGTATTATGATTCCTGCAAACATGACAACAGTCCGGCTATACGTGATGCCAATCCGGTGATCATTTTATATCCCGGAATAGGTATGTTCTCGTTCTCAAAAGACAAGCAAACGGCTAGGGTCGCTGCAGAATTCTATACCAATGCCATTAATGTGATGAAAGGTGCCGAGGCCATTTCTGAGTACACTTCTTTACCGAGACAGGAAGCGTTTAACATTGAATATTGGCTTTTGGAAGAAGCAAAGCTGCAGCGTATGCCTAAGCCGAAAGCACTGTCGGGAAAAATAGCTTTGATTACCGGAAGCGCAGGTGGAATTGGAAAGGCTATTGCTAAAAAGTTTGTGGAAGAAGGTGCCGTAGTGGTGCTGAACGACATGAATGCAGAGCGTTTGGAAGGCGCTGGCGAAGAATTTAAAAATAAGTATGACAAAGACAGCTATGCTACAGCGGTAATGAATGTAACCAGCGCTGCAGATATTACTGCGGCATTTGATGTGGCGGCATTGGCTTTTGGCGGTGTAGATATCATTGTAAACAATGCCGGACTGTCGATTTCAAAAACGATAGCCGATCATACCGAAAAAGATTGGGACCTGCTGTATGATGTATTGGTGAAGGGTCAGTTTTTTATAACCCAGGCTGCTGCTGCAGTGATGAAAAAGCAGGGTATTGGAGGAGACGTATTGAATATTGTCAGTAAAAATGCACTGGTTAGCGGGCCAAATAATGCTGGTTATGGTAGTGCAAAGGCGGCGCAGCTACATCTGAGCAGGCTAAATGCCGCAGAGCTAGGTGCAGATGGTATTCGTGTAAATGTGGTTAACCCGGATGCAGTGATCAGCGATAGCAATATCTGGGCCGGTGGATGGGCCGAAGGGCGCGCAAAAGCCTACGGAATTACCGTGGCAGAGTTGCCTGCTTATTATGCAAAGCGTACCTTGCTGAATCAAATTATTTTGCCGGATGACATTGCTAATGCCTGCTTCGCTTTTGTAGGTGGGTTGTTGAATAAGTCGACCGGTAATGTGTTGAATGTAGATGGTGGCGTTGCTACTGCATTTGTTCGTTAA
- the rhaT gene encoding L-rhamnose/proton symporter RhaT, translating to MQILLGVIFHFIGGFASGSFYIPFKKVKSWSWETYWIVGGLFSWLIVPPLAAWLTIPGFMDIIVQTDGKILLLTYFFGLLWGIGGLTYGLGVRYLGISLGSTIILGLCSVFGALIPSLYYDFNPTTGKDSLSDMAASHWGQMVLLGLLVCVIGIVVCGLAGSMKEKDLVASGKADPSNKEYKLGIGLIVSIVSGVLSACFAFGIDAGKDMAQHANEAWKAINPGQGEFLFQNNVTYVVILWGGLTTNLFWCMLLNSRNKTFGDYTDKKAPLLKNYIFSALAGTTWFLQFFFYGMGESKLGNGASGWILHMACIILVANGWGIFFKEWSGVRKKTFGTVVVGIVTLILSILIVGYGNSIK from the coding sequence ATGCAGATTCTCTTAGGCGTAATTTTTCATTTTATCGGTGGTTTTGCTTCCGGTAGTTTTTATATCCCTTTCAAAAAAGTAAAAAGCTGGTCCTGGGAAACTTATTGGATTGTGGGCGGATTGTTCTCCTGGCTGATTGTACCTCCATTGGCCGCCTGGCTAACCATTCCCGGCTTTATGGATATCATTGTGCAGACGGATGGTAAAATATTATTGCTGACCTATTTCTTTGGTTTGTTGTGGGGTATAGGGGGCTTAACCTATGGCCTGGGTGTACGTTATCTGGGTATATCCCTGGGTAGTACCATTATATTGGGCCTGTGTTCTGTATTTGGAGCCTTAATCCCTTCTCTTTATTATGATTTTAACCCGACAACGGGTAAAGACAGTTTGTCAGATATGGCTGCAAGTCATTGGGGGCAAATGGTATTGCTCGGTTTGCTGGTTTGTGTGATCGGGATTGTAGTATGTGGTTTGGCCGGAAGCATGAAAGAAAAAGACCTGGTGGCTTCGGGGAAAGCGGATCCATCCAATAAAGAATATAAATTAGGTATCGGGCTGATCGTATCAATCGTTTCGGGGGTGTTAAGTGCCTGTTTTGCCTTTGGTATTGACGCGGGAAAAGATATGGCGCAGCATGCCAATGAAGCCTGGAAGGCTATAAATCCTGGTCAGGGTGAATTTCTGTTTCAGAACAATGTAACCTATGTGGTGATTTTATGGGGTGGCTTGACTACCAATTTGTTCTGGTGTATGCTGCTCAATTCCCGTAACAAGACATTTGGTGATTATACCGATAAAAAAGCGCCACTGCTTAAAAACTATATCTTCTCGGCTTTGGCAGGAACCACCTGGTTCTTACAGTTCTTCTTTTATGGAATGGGCGAAAGTAAACTGGGCAATGGGGCCAGCGGATGGATTTTGCACATGGCCTGTATCATTCTGGTGGCCAATGGCTGGGGGATTTTCTTTAAGGAATGGAGTGGCGTGAGAAAAAAGACCTTTGGAACCGTCGTTGTGGGGATCGTAACCCTGATTTTATCCATACTCATTGTAGGCTATGGAAATTCAATTAAGTAA
- a CDS encoding FGGY-family carbohydrate kinase — protein sequence MKPTPVIAVFDVGKTNKKLFLFDEQYKIVFERSARFLETVDEDGDPCENLESLRLSIFDSLREVFKNPAFEIKAINFATYGASFVYIDEDGKPLAPLYNYLKEYPEALKKQFYDTYGGAEVFSNLTASPVLGSLNSGMQLYRIKHEKPELFAEMKYALHLPQYLSYLISGDAYSDITSIGCHTNLWDFSKNDYHEWVRKEGVIDKLAPIVPSDSVIPAAFPGNNYAVGPGFHDSSAALVPYLVNFHEPFMLLSTGTWCISLNPFNATPLTADELENDCLCYLQYEGKPVKASRLFAGYEHEQQVKRIAAHYGTDVIAYRSVAFDPKLVEKIQLMDKEGEFAEDRNKGLKESPFGRRNLDDYDSDVLAYHQLIFDLVNQQFISTSRVLKGTQVKRIFVDGGFSKNTIFMNLLAAVFPELEVFAAYMAQATAVGAALAIHKSWNTKPLPNDIIELKYYAAGKVLY from the coding sequence ATGAAGCCAACTCCTGTAATAGCGGTATTTGATGTGGGGAAAACAAATAAAAAACTGTTTCTTTTTGATGAGCAGTATAAAATTGTTTTTGAAAGATCGGCCAGGTTCCTGGAGACAGTAGATGAAGATGGCGATCCTTGTGAAAACCTGGAGAGTCTGCGGTTATCTATTTTTGATTCCCTTAGGGAGGTATTTAAAAATCCGGCCTTCGAGATTAAAGCGATTAATTTTGCGACCTACGGAGCAAGTTTTGTGTACATTGATGAGGATGGTAAGCCGCTGGCTCCATTATATAATTATCTGAAGGAATATCCGGAGGCCTTGAAAAAACAGTTTTACGATACGTACGGTGGAGCAGAGGTATTTTCTAACTTGACTGCATCGCCGGTATTGGGCAGTTTGAATTCGGGTATGCAGTTGTACCGCATCAAACACGAAAAGCCGGAGTTGTTTGCGGAGATGAAATATGCTTTGCATTTGCCTCAGTACCTGAGTTATCTGATTTCCGGGGATGCCTATTCTGATATTACCAGTATAGGTTGCCATACCAATTTATGGGATTTCAGCAAAAATGATTACCATGAATGGGTGCGAAAGGAGGGGGTAATAGATAAGTTGGCGCCTATAGTGCCGTCCGATAGTGTAATTCCGGCTGCCTTTCCGGGTAATAACTATGCTGTGGGACCGGGTTTTCACGACAGTTCGGCCGCATTGGTGCCTTACCTGGTCAATTTTCATGAGCCTTTTATGCTATTGTCTACCGGCACCTGGTGTATCAGTTTAAACCCATTTAATGCTACACCGCTGACTGCTGATGAATTGGAAAATGATTGTTTGTGTTACCTGCAATACGAAGGGAAACCGGTTAAGGCTTCGCGGTTATTTGCCGGATATGAACACGAGCAGCAGGTAAAACGCATTGCAGCCCATTATGGTACAGATGTGATTGCCTATCGATCGGTGGCTTTTGATCCAAAACTGGTTGAAAAGATTCAGCTGATGGATAAAGAAGGTGAATTTGCAGAGGACAGGAATAAGGGGCTAAAAGAGTCGCCTTTTGGGAGACGCAACCTGGACGATTACGATTCGGATGTCCTGGCTTATCACCAGCTAATTTTTGATCTCGTGAACCAGCAATTCATTTCGACCAGTCGGGTGCTTAAGGGAACCCAGGTAAAACGAATATTTGTGGATGGTGGTTTTAGTAAAAATACGATATTTATGAATTTGCTGGCTGCTGTTTTTCCTGAATTGGAAGTGTTTGCTGCTTATATGGCACAAGCAACGGCTGTTGGTGCGGCGCTGGCCATCCACAAGTCCTGGAATACCAAGCCATTGCCAAATGATATTATTGAGTTAAAATATTACGCTGCGGGGAAGGTTTTGTACTAA